From the genome of Triticum aestivum cultivar Chinese Spring chromosome 1A, IWGSC CS RefSeq v2.1, whole genome shotgun sequence:
ttatttacgttcttgattgacgtggcgagtgtaagccaactatgttctcccctttattattcatattacatgggatgttgtgaagattgcctaacttgcgacatatgccttcaatgtgattatgtctctaagtcgtgcctcgacacgtgggagctatagtcgcatcgagggtgtgacacagtatcttggacattctttgCCCCATCATCTTGTGTCACATACATAATCAAACCACAGCCATGAAAACAGATTTCTATGGTTTAACATTACTTACTtccatagaacattgattacacaCATACCTATGATGACCGACGACTCGGACTCCCCAGAACCAGGTGCATCTAATAATTCGTCGTTAAGGCCTGTCTCCgcgtcggattcaccgtaatagtcgtacgcattatgacattcggaaatgaactgaaaaatacaacacaaatacataattacttatcatataatattccagaaGAAATTCAATTTGCATGCCAACAAATTTTTTCACTTACGTACCcgactaatgtaatcttcattcgagagctccgagttgttttcctgatcatcatcaagctcatcgatctataaattttcaacacaaagatttaatgttgtcggatgccaccaaaaaattacaacatgacaatgccactcacattaagatcGTCCCATTCGTTCCCATTGTCTGACCGATCTTcacgatctgaattttcatcatctgaccaatcttctatccagtctttcatcagttctccaaactccatgtctaccatgatatcagttaactcctcgtccgccatttcctacaaccaataatatgtatcatcacatgtgcaaacattaACAATGATGAAATATAAAACACATAGCACACGATCACGGATGTTATGTAAACAACCGCAACCGAGGCCATTCAGATCTGCCAAACTTAGTAAGGAAGATGGCCACGGCACCCGTCGTGATCACTTTCAATTGCGAGGAACTGCACGATCTCAAAACCTAGCTAGATCTGTGATTACCTCTGCCGCCGGATACCTAGGTTAGCCGCCACATCAAATAACGATACTGGTGGTGCGCACAGCCGACGGCAACCGACGCTACGTGAACCCAGATCACGAGGAGCAGCACTACCGGAACAAGATCCACGATCGCATGCGCCGTCGGGTAGCTAGGTTACCCGCTCCGCTAGGTTAACCACTGCCACTGGCGCGGCGGCAGTTCGTTCGATGTTGCCGCGAGCAAGACTAGAGGGGGGACGCGGGATGCGGTACCTGTGCGCGATCGTTGGAGATTCACGATGTTGTCGCGCCCGCTGTCCGACGAGATCGCCGGCGATGAGATAGCCGCTGGTGGAGATCTACTACGTGACTTATGGAGTTGCGTCAATGCTCGCGAGATTGATGGAGCTGCTCGCGTGAATGATTGGATTCGGCAGGTCTTACGTGGACGTGGGGTCGTGTGATGTTTTTTTTCGGACCAGGGTACTGTATGTATACGGTCTGGGTTATACAGGGCTAGACAGGGCTTAAATCTGGGTTGCGACGGGCCAGGAAAAAAACAAATTCACGGGGACAAAAATACCCCTCCGAAATTAGGTTAGGGAGGAGCACCGGAGCAGGCCTCTGTGGCACACGGTCCAATTGGCTATCGTATGCCACAATGCATACGGCTTGTTCCTGCGTGGCACATGTGCATATGGACCAATGGGCTACAACCAACTGGCCTTATTTTCAATGGCATAATGAACCGAGGACAACGATTTGGGCGTTGCTAAAACAATAATTCGAAGGACCCTATCTGCCACGATGTCTCAATATCTCTCATCCATGTGTCGCTTGTTCTCCGGTATCTCGGTGTCTCATTTGCGGTGGAGTTGGAGTCACTTGCTCGGGGAGAAACAGTGACGACGACATTGAGGCGACCTTGACAGATTTCTTCTTGATGGTATGTGTGGGTCTTGGGGGTAGCCAGATCAACCGAGGTGCCCTTTTTTATGAATGTGTTTTAACATTTTTCGTCCAAGTTTTTGTCAATTAACCGGGCAATTTTCATCTATCCTTTTTAATAAATCAGACTTCCAAGGGCATCATGACTTGAGAAAAGAGAATCTCTCTCATCGATAATGCCATGGTACCATGTGATGAGCCCGCCGGCCCCAAGCATCAAAATTGGCAAGCGGTGCACAGAACAAAACGTGTCGTGTTGAGCGTCCGTAGGAATTTTGTTTCTGAACATGATCAGGGCCGAGATACCCATTTCACGCAAGTGCCCGTACGCAACCGAAAGTTCCGTACCCGGTATATAACCGTGCCACGCCAGCAGCACGGCTAGTCAGGCCTCTATCCAAACAGGCCGTAAATCCACACCGCACATCACAACAACCGACTGCATCCGGTCCAGTCCCCACAAGTCGCCATGTCCATTTCCGCGGGCGTAGCCATCACCAACTGCACGGAGCAGAGGTGAGATGGGACATGGGCTGCCATGATTTGTCGGTTAGGCCTCCTCTGGCAGATGCAAGAGCGAATCAAAAACCAAAACAGTTGCGGGACCCACAATTACAGGCAATACTAATAAATTAATAACGGGGTAGTACTACTATTTGCAAGAGGCAGATCCGATCACATAATCAATTATCATATCCAGGCGCGTGGCACAGCAGGAAGAAGAAAACATAATCAATGTAGCGGTCACAAGCTGCTCTCAGCTTTCCTTTTTTTGTTGATTGAAAAATGGGCATGCCACACTCAGCTAACCATAGTTTACTGCACGAGCCCAGCGAGCCTTGCACGAGGCCCAGCTACCCGTCCAGTCTCCTCCTCTGCTCCGGCCGGCTCGAACCGTATATTATCTCTCCCCTGCATCTCCGCGAATCTGACCGAGGCTTGGTGGTCAGACAGGGAGAGACCCATggagaccaaggccaaggacgcatGGGGCCTGGCGCTGGTTCTCTTCCTCGGCCAGCTCGTGGCCTTCTCCATGGCCGCCGCCAGCttcgcctcctccttcctcgccaATCTCGGTACCCGCCCTTCTCACTGTCTCTGTAGCCTAACCATCCAAATTATCATTTCCCCCAGTACCTGTGAATCTTTGTAGAACACTCAATTACGAATCACCCATCGCATGTATATTATGCAGGAGTTAACACACCTCTCACACAATCCTTCTTCGCCTACCTCCTGTTGACTCTGATTTATGTGCCGATCCTCTTGCACCGACGGCAGAAGCCACGGGTGAGCATGAAACTTACCTTGTGTGGTTTTAGTTTCACACGCCTCCTCACTCTCTACGCCACTCCTGTCTTGCAGATACCTTGGTACTGGTACTTGGCGCTGGCCTTCGTCGATGTCCAGGGGAACTATCTGGGTGAGCCATGAGCACAAGCAGGCAATACACATTTCAGTCAGATACCAAATGCAATAAACATGTAATGATTCTGAAACTTGTGTTTCAGTTGTCAAGGCATACCAGTACTCGTCCATCACCAGCGTAACGTTGTTGGACTGCTGGACCGTTGTATGGGTCATCATACTCACCTGGTACGCACTGGGCACAAGATACTCCTTCTGGCAATTTGTGGGGGCGGGGACCTGCGTGGCAGGGCTAGGCCTTGTGCTCCTTTCAGATGCAAAATCTACAGATGAGCAAGGTATATATGAGTTCCAACACCAACAAGTTTAATTAGAATGCCGGTTAGTACTAAAAATCTCAGTGATAAACCTAGTAAGATACACACAGGATGAAGTTCTTGATAGTATGTATCATGCTTATCCTCTTTCTTTAGAAGAAATCGCGATCGTACAGTAGTCCAGGAGATCATATTCACTGTTGAATCTTGTTCAAAAATTTACAGCTGAATAACATAGCAAACTGGCAATAAGAACAGGTGTATGACGTGCTcaaatgaaaaccaaactttaaGACCCATACAAGCTGGAATCGTCTCACAATTTCTATAGCTTGGGTAAGTGCTAGCAGCTTACAAAACCCTTCATTTTCTGCAGATGGGGGTCAAATGCCACTTCTAGGGGATGCCCTTGTTATTGCCGGGACAGTTTGTTTTGCATTTAGCAATGTTGGAGAGGTTTGTGATGCCATTATATGTCTCTTCCTACTATCCAGCAATATTTTCTCAAAATTGTCATAAGTTTAACACTTCCCTTGAATATGTAGGAATACTGTGTCAAGAAGAACGATCGGGTAGAGCTTATCGCGATGCTTGGACTATTTGGCCTGTTTGTCAGTGCAATTCAGATGTATCCTCTCCGCAATTCACTATTAATAGCAGATCAGCAGAGAAAAAACTTTCATAATCTGTCGATATTGCCATCTATAAATTTGCTCTGTAATCACGTAGTTAAAATATCACTATGTTTTTTCTGGAACAGAAATGTCTTGACCATACTCTTCTGTTCATGTGACAACTTAACCTGACAAAACATCAGATTCATATTCGAAAGGAAGAGCCTAGAAGCAGTTGCCTGGTCTCCAACAATGGTACCAAAGTATAGTTATGGTTTGACTCATTTATCTGCAATACACATTATTCAATTGTCTTGACAGGAAACTCACAGCTGCTTTGTATTGTTTTTTCCATTTTTATTTTCAGATAAGTTTGTTCGCGGGATTTGCCGTTGCATTACTAGTGTTCTACACCATTACTCCTTTTGTCCTCAAGGTTAAGTTTCCTGCAACATGTTAGGCAGAAAATAAGCTACACAAGTatgtaacaaagaaaaggttgatCAAGTTATGAAGTATTTGAATAAACTAAGTATAAGAATCTAAAGCCAGAAGGCCATTTCTTTTCTTATTGTACAGTCCAATAATAGTTTAGCCCTTCCTGATTGTCATAGCTCTTTTGCAGATGAGTGGATCAACATTGTTTAATCTCTCACTCTTAACATCTGACATGTGGGCAGTCGCCATTCGACTACTGTTCTATCAACAACAGGTTACGATTTCTGACCGATCCTTTGCAGGAGATCATAAATACAGTGCATTGCATATATATGCTCACAAGATTTAGTTGCAACAGATAAACTGGCTGTACTACGTAGCATTCACAGTTGTGGCCATTGGATTAATCGTCTACTCACTGAAGTAAGTTCGTTCGAGTCATTATACTTATAGGTCCATGTGCAGATATGTGAGAACCTAACActttgcttctaaatgtgtgaagTGAGAGTTCTTCAGCCGATGGAAGAGCTACAGGTACAGAAGTTGCACCTCACTatcaacaacttccaagcgagGATGGCTCAACAAGTGGTTCTAATTTGGACAGCCAAAAAAAGAAGCAACTGGAAGGAGCTCATGGTATCTGTTAGGGGGTCAACGTACAAAGTCAGCTCCATGGTTTCGGATATGGCCAAAATCAAATACAGCAGCAGAAAATGTGCAGAGAATAAAATCATGTATATGCAGAAACATTATTTTTCAAGCGAAAGAATATTTTGTGTTAGGATGGTTAAAAGAATATTTTTTGTAACATGCAGTCCAGTACATACTTGGTAACAAAGGAATGAAAAAGAAATTCATCATCAGTTACAGTGGTTTGTGTAAGTACTACTTGTAGTAAGGTAATACAGACAAAAATATGGAGAGGGGAAAACAGGTGAAAGTTCCAAGATTAACTTACCTCCTTCATGAATCATTAGTTCTCCACAGAAATTCATCACTGGTGCCTATTGGGAATCATTACAGCATGGACCAAGATATTTAAAAATAGCAAACTGCCCACAGCCTGAAAATAGTCTGAACAACAGTGAACTTCTGACTGGCCTTGGGCTTCCACATCCTTGGAATTAAGAAGACAGAGAAAATGCAACACCAATTTCATGTGTCAAAGATGCCATGCCATCTGCAGATTCATAAAGGGTCCTTTTCCATCATACAAACTGGTCATCTCCATCGCATTTATCATTCCATTATCTAATAAAAGGATATGCAACTTGAAACATCATGATCCACTGAATTCAGTCAAGAAAACATCCCAATTTTTTTTTACGAAGAGCAGCAGCGCTGCTTTCATTATATTAAGGGAGAAGAAATGTTACAGAGATACATGACATAGCTCAACATGGGGAAAAACCTAGGCCAAAGGCTATCCAGTAAACACTAGTAGCATTGAGTAGGAGCTCACAGAGGTTTCCACCTAACTCTGAGTAGCTCCTTTCAACGGCATCTTCTTAGGCAATCAGACCATATTGTGTGCATCATGGATGAATAGGCGACAGTAATAGCATACCCCTGATCCGGGCGCTTCCCCATTCCGACAGTTCTTCCTCAATCTTGCACATTACCCGAGCAGCAGTGCAGGCCACCCCATCAAAGATCCGCGCAGTCCAAATGAACCAACAAACCAGGGTAATCGGAGCAGAGCATTTCTGTTCAGACTCGTTTGAGGCCAAGACAGCATAACCTTGCTCCCACCACTTCCTGAAAGACGGCATCATCACGCTGGGGATCAGGTTCAGGGGGAAGTTGAAAGTAGCAAAGGCTAATCTCCACACCTCAGCCGAGAAGGAGCAGTGAGCGAAGATGTGCAGCAGTCTTCGGCTGACACTTCCAGAGTGAGCAGATGGGGTCATGCTGCCAGCCCCTCTTGGCGAGCTTATCCGCTGTTAGACAGCGATCTTGAATACACAGCCAAGCCGAGAGCTTCTGCTTTGCCAGTACTGGAGTTTTCCAGATGAGCTCCTTCAGGTTTGAGGATGTACTTCCCATGAACTGAATCTTGTATGCAGATGCCGCCATGTAAGAGCCATCAGCTGTCCAATGTCACGAGATCTTGTCCGGCTGATCTTCCTATCCCCTTTTTAGGAAGATAGGAGCAGAACTCCTTGTTCCATTGCAGCcaatgatgcaatggaacaaagGTTCATAAACATTCAGGTTCTCAGGGTAAAGCCAACATGATTACCCAGTTCTACAGCTCAGTGGAAGCACAAGGAAAGCTTAAACGACCAGACAACCTACAGGACGCCACAGTGAATTTCATCCATGTTTGCTTCAATCTTTGGGAACCACGCCGTTCAGCATTCGAGGCCTCAACCGGAAGGATCAGCCCCAAGAGATGTGTCGCAGCTCCCCATGCCGCTTTGTCCTGAAGCAAGGCTTCGTGCTTTTCCATCTGCATCCCTGGAAACATAGTTTCATCACGTAAGGTCAAAATACTCCAGAGTCTCAGCACATAGTGTTTCCAACAGCGTGAAAAAGTTTATAAGAAGCCCACCAATGAACAATATCCTTAACTGAACAAGAACAATCAATATAAAAAACCCTCCAAAATGAAATTCCAAGCCTGTGTAGCAACGGCACAGTTAAATAACAAGTGTTGAAATTGATTTCCTCGGTGCACAAAATAAACAAGTCTGGGCTTATCTGGTTCAGAAGTAAAATGAGCATTTCTGACCAAAGTCAAAAGCTTTTCCAAAAGGCGTATTATATTAGTCTAGGACAAACACATCCACGGAAGGTGAGTTTCAAGGACATCCCATCTGAGACTTGTGCAACTGAATGTTCGGCTGATTGCAAATATCAAATAATTCCCAGAAAGTAGTTTTAAGGGAGCATTTCTGAAGCCACGCATCATGCCAAAAACTAATGGGGGAACCATCTCCTAACAGCCATTTATAAAAATAGCAGTAGGATATACCTTTGCCATATTTGAAGTGCAGATTAGGTTTCTAGTGCCATATTTGAAGTAAATAATCTTTGGCCTAATTTTATCACCCCCTGAAAAAAATGTTTTGACAGCATAGCTGTATCCTCTGACTGATCGACGTTTTTTCTGCTACTTTCAGTTAGACTTAGACAAGACATTATATTTTGTTTTGTCAAGATACATCCAAGTGAATCCTCAGCTCACAAAAATCACGTGGCGGTGACTGATCGACCTATACACTCGAGACACAGTTTCATGTGGGCACTGAATCAATTTTAATCTCAGCAGCAGGTTGACACTAACATGGATAATTATTCAAAAATCCTAAAAAGTTCAGAATATGCATTCTGGACGTATCTCAGGGGAGATTTTCAGTAAACAATAGTACATGTGTGAAGTGATACATCTCAAGGAATAAGAATATAAAACGAACGGACATTTTTTTTTCTGGGTCTTATATGGTTGAATGGTTCAGGGATTTTACGAAGCGAGCATGACACTAGCACAACTGGAGCTGCATAGAATCCCAAGTTCCCAACAGATAGCAACAGTCCAAACTAGAAGCAAAACACCATGTCGATACATCTAGAAGTTCAGGGATCCGGAAGTCCATTTTCCTTTTCGTATCAATAGACACTGATTGCTCGTATATTGTATAGTTGATGAAAATCTATGCGCATAATTGTCAAGGTATACCTCCTCAATTTTCAAGACATTTTGCAAAAAACAACAGTGTCTGCATATGATGTTAAAACACGGCAGCATCGGCTTGCACTCGGAAGTAGGAAATGCTAGCAAAAGACCCCAAAGGAAACTGGCAACCACAAAGAGGTTCAATTGCAGCGGTATGGCAGTGCGAAACTGGTAATTTCTGGAAACATGATGATAATTGAAATGAATCAAAACAATCCGAAAAACAGAATCACAAGGTCTCCATGTTCCCCAAATCTTGAAGATGATTCAACACCAGTTTTCAGAAGAGATATGAAGCCAGCTCGGGATAGATGTTTTTCTTTTTGCACAACATCACTGAAAAAATAATCTACAGTTCGAAGCTGCCCCCGAGAACAGAAAGTAATTACCTTCTCTTTCCATAGTTAAAGCATGGCCATTTCCTTTAGAAATCCTCCCTGCCACATTTCCTTTGTTTCTGCAGCACCAAGGAGAAGGTAACATACTTCAGTTTCCGGTTATCATCAACGTTCAACAAAACTTCCTTTTCGAACAATGGATATCAAATGGCATGTCACGAAAATCTAGCAGGCACTCCTTTTTAAAACTTTCCCTCCAACATAGACCCATGGTTTACCTGATGAAGATTGCACAGGAATATAGTTCAACACATAATATCTACGAAAGTATTTATTGATACACAAGACACGGTACAGCAAAATATGTAAACATGGTTCTTCAGTCTCATTCACTGGATTGTGTAGACTaccaaaacaaaaagaaaacaaaaattccACTTTTTATTGTTTCACCAAACAGCAAAATTCTGTAGTTTTTCTATCAAAACAGAAAAGAAGACCTACCAAATTTTTTTGAACCTCTTTATTAAGTTGCTTAGAAGAATTTGAACCTCTTTTAATTTTATTAAGTTGCTTTATTAGAAGAGAATTTgaaccccccctccccccttaAGGGCATTTTTTATTAGAAGAGAATTTGACCCCCCGCCCCCCTACCCCCCTTAAGGGCTTGTTTGGTTGCTGGGCTGGAAAAACCAGGGCAATAAACCCCTAGGGGGGATTTCCCTGTGCTCATGGGAAACCTCCCACCACGTGGGAGATGTTCCCCTGCCCCAGGTGCCCAAATCGATACAGGGGGAGGTTAAGAAATCCCTCACATACTGTCAGGTATAGGACAACATATCTCATAGATAAGAATTCTACAAGTAATTTTGGAAAACAACCACAAAAACCACATGCACATAACAAAATTTCAGAATTCATGTAAATTATAGAATATTAAAAAATATTACAACTTACCATCCCTTCACCATGGTTCAAATATCGGTCCTAGGATCATGGTTAAAAAGTTCTGGATTATCAAGTTGCCATGTCAAGGCAGGGACACTATCGAACAATATGCGCTGCTGCAAGGCGACGGTCACTAGTCCAACTTAAGTCTTTTCTCCACTCCTCATCGACATCGCGTACCACAACTTGATGTTGGCTGAAATACAAAAAGAAATAAGTTAGTTAGCATCAGTTGAAGGTCTCACTCTCACTACACTATTTCTTAGTACAATCATATTGGCATGGAACAGTATGAACCAACATATGATGTGTGCACTGTGCATAACAAAATTAAGACTTCATTGCTTGCCACAAGACTGTTCAGGAACCCAACCAATATGCTTGAAAATGTGCAATCTGATGGTGCATTGTGCAAATTAACATGAACCCAATCACATGACCTAATCCTATGCAACTAATACTAATAACAAGATTAGGCACACACTCCTGCTACGACAAGTTACTTCCCTGATGAGTAAATCATTTGTCAAGCAGATTGCTACAAGTTCATGAGTAAATCATTTGTCAAGAAGATTGCTACAAGTTCACTTGGATGACAACATATCCTAATCAAAGCAATAGAGAAAAGAAAGTAAAGAAATAACAGCATCAAGTAGCTAGGCACTTGGCAAGCTCGCGGTACTATCTCTGCATCCTCTTTCTAATTATAGCTACCAATAGAGCAGGTTCTAGCTTCAGGCCAACTGATTGAACTAAGGTTACAGTCAAGTGTCTAACAAAGTTCACTAGCTGCTAGTATATGCATAGCAAAGAAAGCCTAGTAGAAATCATTGGATATCTAGCTAGCATATCATAAGAAACTACATGGCGAAGAGATACCTTATGTTCTCTCAATTGCAGCAATCTCCTCCTTCAACCAAAAAAGCCTAAGCCTTGGGTTCTTGGTATTGATGAAAATCTCTCGATTCATTGGGCACTTTCAAAACAGATAGCTCTTCAATTGGCTGATAGAGAACAATTTGTTGATATTTGTAGCGATGGGTTGTAGATCTTAATACCAATGCATGCAAGAGCTTTAAGTATAACCATCCAAGCACAGAGGTATGTCTTAGTGCATCTTCAACTTTGTTATCTTGTATAAGTGCTCTCTCTTGTTTAATGAATATAATTTATCTTCTGTTTTTTTGGATGTAGGTTTGTAATGAAAAAATGGAGGATTTTCTTTCTTTGCTAATGGAATGGTGTCCTATGTGACAAGTACGTCCATAAAAATAATAGCGATGCCTCGACTAGTTTGTTCGAGGATGAAGGGGAAGACCGTGAACCTGGAAAAAGCAAGCTTGTCGTAGAGAAACTTAGCGCGATCTGCTATGGTGGCACTGACAGAAAAAAATTGCATATACTTCAAGGTACTCCTCATTGTCATCTTGTTCATTTGTAGTGTTGATACATTTGTTGTTTCCGTACATGTCATCCTAATATAATTTTTTAACAGGTGCAATGGAATGACCATCGGGTCGAGGATTCCTGGGAGCCCATGGAGAAACTCTGGTTAGTATCTAATCTAAAGTAATTCTTTAAAAAATGTATTTCAAGTGCAATGAGTCCTTCAACGTTCAGCGTTTTCCCACTTAAAATTAAAGAATTTGTTCAAAAAGGTCATAGGCGAAAAATCTTACCACTGCCGGTGAGTGCTTGATATCTTCTTTCTTGATAATTTTGGCTAAACACATGGTATTTAATTGTCTTGTCACATTTTAAAGGGTGATGTTGATGTGTTGTCCGGTGGCCCGCCCTGTCAAGGATTGAGCCATCAACATCACCCTTTAAAATGTGACAGGACAAAATGTGACAGGACAATTAATTACCATCAGTGAATCTGGTGTTTAGCCAAAATTATCAAGAAAAAAGAAGATATCAAGCACTCACCGGTAGTAGTACGATTTTTCACCTATGGCTTTTTTGAACAAATTCTTTAATTTTAAGTGGGAAAGCGTTGAACATTGAAGGACTCATTGCACTTGAAATACATTTTTTAAAGAATAACTTCAGATTAGATACTAACCGGAGTTTCTCCATGGGCTCCTAGGAATCCTCGACCTGATCGTCCTTCCATTGCACTTATTAAAAAATTATATTAGGATGACACGTACGGAAACAACAAATATACCAACGCTACAAAGGAACAAGATTAGAATGAGGAGTACTTTGAAGTATATGCAAATTGTTTTTCTGTGAGCGCC
Proteins encoded in this window:
- the LOC123057979 gene encoding solute carrier family 35 member F2 isoform X1, with amino-acid sequence METKAKDAWGLALVLFLGQLVAFSMAAASFASSFLANLGVNTPLTQSFFAYLLLTLIYVPILLHRRQKPRVSMKLTLCGFSFTRLLTLYATPVLQIPWYWYLALAFVDVQGNYLVVKAYQYSSITSVTLLDCWTVVWVIILTWYALGTRYSFWQFVGAGTCVAGLGLVLLSDAKSTDEQDGGQMPLLGDALVIAGTVCFAFSNVGEEYCVKKNDRVELIAMLGLFGLFVSAIQIFIFERKSLEAVAWSPTMISLFAGFAVALLVFYTITPFVLKMSGSTLFNLSLLTSDMWAVAIRLLFYQQQINWLYYVAFTVVAIGLIVYSLNESSSADGRATGTEVAPHYQQLPSEDGSTSGSNLDSQKKKQLEGAHGIC
- the LOC123057979 gene encoding solute carrier family 35 member F2 isoform X2, with the translated sequence METKAKDAWGLALVLFLGQLVAFSMAAASFASSFLANLGVNTPLTQSFFAYLLLTLIYVPILLHRRQKPRIPWYWYLALAFVDVQGNYLVVKAYQYSSITSVTLLDCWTVVWVIILTWYALGTRYSFWQFVGAGTCVAGLGLVLLSDAKSTDEQDGGQMPLLGDALVIAGTVCFAFSNVGEEYCVKKNDRVELIAMLGLFGLFVSAIQIFIFERKSLEAVAWSPTMISLFAGFAVALLVFYTITPFVLKMSGSTLFNLSLLTSDMWAVAIRLLFYQQQINWLYYVAFTVVAIGLIVYSLNESSSADGRATGTEVAPHYQQLPSEDGSTSGSNLDSQKKKQLEGAHGIC